A window from Engraulis encrasicolus isolate BLACKSEA-1 chromosome 13, IST_EnEncr_1.0, whole genome shotgun sequence encodes these proteins:
- the olig2 gene encoding oligodendrocyte transcription factor 2 has protein sequence MDSDTSRVSSRPSSPETEDIFLHMKKSVVGFSGAVSSTQSDSPPDLCGELRQAMTREEEDAILLKMQYKKDRKLLSENELQAMRLKINSRERKRMHDLNIAMDGLREVMPYAHGPSVRKLSKIATLLLARNYILMLSNSLEEMKRLVSEIYGGGATGAHHPSFHPSACGTLTHTAGPLPTHPAVSHASHPAVHHPLLPPAVSTSLSAPGISAVTSVRPHHGLLKAPTATTAGHLGSVPAFQHWGAGMPCPCSMCQVPPPHVSSMTTTSMARLASESK, from the coding sequence ATGGACTCCGATACGAGCCGAGTGTCCAGTCGACCATCCTCTCCCGAGACAGAAGACATCTTCCTACACATGAAGAAGTCGGTCGTCGGCTTCTCCGGAGCAGTGTCATCCACACAGAGCGACTCTCCGCCCGACCTCTGCGGGGAACTCCGACAAGCCATGACCAGAGAGGAAGAAGACGCAATCTTGCTGAAGATGCAGTACAAGAAAGACCGCAAACTCCTCTCCGAGAACGAGCTGCAGGCCATGCGCCTGAAGATCAACAGCCGCGAGCGGAAGCGCATGCACGACCTCAACATCGCCATGGACGGGCTGCGCGAGGTGATGCCCTATGCCCACGGACCCTCCGTGCGTAAACTCTCCAAGATCGCCACGCTGCTCCTCGCGCGAAACTACATCCTCATGCTGAGCAACTCCCTGGAAGAGATGAAGCGGCTCGTGAGTGAGATATACGGCGGAGGGGCGACCGGTGCGCACCACCCAAGCTTCCATCCCTCCGCGTGTGGCACCCTGACACACACCGCGGGGCCCTTGCCTACGCACCCTGCGGTCTCCCACGCCTCTCACCCGGCGGtccaccatcctctcctcccacctGCCGTGTCCACGTCACTCTCCGCGCCGGGCATCTCGGCGGTGACCTCGGTCAGACCCCACCACGGACTTCTGAAGGCGCCAACGGCTACCACGGCCGGCCACCTCGGTTCAGTGCCCGCTTTCCAGCACTGGGGCGCGGGGATGCCCTGTCCGTGCAGCATGTGCCAGGTGCCCCCTCCACACGTGTCCAGTATGACCACCACGAGTATGGCGCGGCTCGCGTCCGAGTCTAAATAA